The genomic window CAGCACAAGATCAGCGATCACGTGATCGTAGTCGTCACCACCCAGCGCAGAGTCGCCGCCAGTCGCGATCACCTCGAACACGCCCTGCGTCAGTCGCAGGATGGAAATGTCGAAGGTGCCGCCGCCCAGGTCATAAACCGCGTAGACGCCTTCGCTCGCGTTATCGAGGCCATAGGCGATGGCAGCAGCCGTCGGCTCGCTGATGAGCCGAAGCACATTGATGCCTGCGAGCTGCGCCGCGTCCTTGGTGGCCTGGCGCTGTCCTTCGTCGAAATAGGCCGGTACGGTAATGACGGCACCGTAGAGCGAATCATCGAAAGTGTCTTCGGCGCGGAAACGCAGCGTGGCCAGAATCTCGGCGCTGATCTCGACCGGTGACTTGATACCAGCTGCCGTCTCGACCTTGACCATGCCGCCTTCGTCCACCAACCGATACGACATCGCATCGCGGTTGACGATGTCGGACAAGCCGCGTCCCATCAGCCGTTTGACCGACGTGATGGTGTTGGCGGCGTCCTGCGCGCGTGCCGCCAGCGCTTCGAACCCGATCTGCCTACGCTCGACGTCGAGGTAGCGAACCGCAGATGGAAGAATGACGCGGCCCTCGTCGTCGGGCAAGCATTCGGCAACGCCGTTACGCACTGCGGCCACGAGCGAGTGCGTCGTGCCGAGGTCGATGCCGACAGCGATGCGCCGTTGATGCGGGTCCGGCGCCTGGCCCGGTTCGGAAATCTGCAGAAGTGCCATCGCTCTATTGTCCCAACTGATCGGCTTTGGACTCAACATCGTCGGCAAAGCGCTCGATGAACATGAGGGCTCTCACCTGCTGCGCTGCCGCAGGGTGGTCGCCCTCTTCGTCGATATAGCGGTCCAGAGATGCGAGAGCCACCGCGCGCGCCGTCTCCACCTCGGTCCGTAACGCGTCGACAGCTTCTACCTTCGTTGCGTCATCGAGCGTCTCGCGCCACTCCATCTGTTGCATCAGGAATGCGGGCGGCATCGCGGTATTGGTTTCGGCGTTGATCGACGAGCCGCGTTGCTCGCACAAATAAGCGGCACGCTTGACCGGATCTTTCAACCGCTGGTAAGCCTCGTTGATGCGCACCGACCACTGCATCGCCAGTCGCTGCGCGGCCGCGCCTTGCGCCGCGAAACGGTCGGGGTGCGCCTCGCGCTGCAGCTCTTTCCAACGCGCGTCCAGCGCAGCGCGGTCCTGTGCAAACATCGTTGGCACGGCGAAGAGTTCGAAGTCGGTGTCGTTAAGGTTCATGGCAATAAAAAAGCCGCCAGCACATGACATGGTGGCGGCTCGGGCGCGAAACGCGCACGGCGTCAAATCCTGAAAGACTCTCCACAACCGCAGCGATCGCGCTCGTTTGGATTAATGAACTTGAAGCCTTCGTTCAAGCCTTCGCGAACGAAGTCGAGCTGCGTTCCGTCGATATAAGCCAGGCTTTTCGGATCGACGAGCACCTTGACGCCGCGGTCTTCGAAAACCACGTCTTCAGGCGCGAACTCATCGACATATTCCAGCTTGTAGGCGAGACCGGAGCAGCCGGTTGTCTTGACCCCCAGACGCACACCCACGCCCTTGCCACGCTTACCGAGGTAGCGATTGACGTGGCGCGCGGCCGCATCGGTAAGGGTTACGGCCATGATCAGTGAACCGCTTCCTGGGGCGCAGCCTTGGCAGCCGATGCGGCGTGCTTCGCTTTGTAGTCGTTGACCGCTGCCTTGATCGCGTCTTCTGCCAGGATCGAGCAGTGAATCTTTACCGGCGGCAACGCCAGTTCTTCAGCGATCTGCGCGTTCTTGAGCGCAGCGGCTTCGTCGAGTGTCTTGCCCTTGACCCACTCGGTGACCAGCGACGACGACGCGATGGCCGAGCCGCAACCGTAGGTCTTGAAGCGTGCGTCTTCGATCACGCCGGTTTCCGGGTTGACCTTGATCTGCAGCTTCATGACGTCGCCGCAAGCAGGTGCGCCGACCATGCCGGTGCCCACAGAGTCGTCGCCCTTTTCGAACGAACCGACGTTGCGGGGATTTTCGTAGTGGTCTATGACCTTGGATGAATATGCCATGAGGTTACCTCTTGTTTTGTATCGTGTTCAGTGCGCCGACCATTGGATAGCGCTGATGTCGATACCGTCCTTGAACATTTCCCACAGTGGGCTCAACTCACGCAGCTTGGCGACGTTGTGCTTGATGGTGGAAATCGCGTAGTCGATTTCTTCTTCGGTCGTGAAACGGCCGATGGTCATGCGAAGGCTACTGTGCGCAAGCTCATCGCTGCGGCCGAGAGCGCGCAACACATAGCTCGGCTCCAGACTGGCTGATGTGCACGCCGAACCCGACGACACCGCCAAGCCCTTGATACCCATGATCAGCGACTCGCCTTCGACGTAGTTGAAGCTGATATTCAGGTTGTGCGGCACACGATGCTCGAGGTCACCGTTGATGAAGACCTGCTCGACATCTTTCAGGCCATCGAGCAAGCGCTTTTGCAGCGCTGCGGCTTTGGCGTTGTCTGCCTTCATATCGAGTTTAGCGATGCGGAAGGCCTCACCCATTCCGACGATCTGGTGCGTCGGCAGCGATCCTGAACGCATGCCGCGCTCATGACCGCCCCCGTGCATTTGCGCTTCGAGCCGGACGCGCGGCTTGCGCCGCACATACAACGCGCCGATACCTTTGGGACCATAAGTCTTGTGCGAAGCCAGACTCATCAAATCGATGGGCAGCTGCGTGATGTCGATCTCGACCTTGCCCGTCGCTTGCGCTGCATCGACGTGAAGCAGCACGCCTTTTTCCCGGCAGGCGTTACCGATGGCGACAACGTCTTGCACCACCCCGATTTCGTTATTGACGAACATGACGCTCGCCAGAATCGTGTCGGGGCGAATGGCCGCCTTGAACTTGCCGAGGTCGAGCAAACCGTTTTCTTCAACGTCGAGGTACGTGACCTCGAAGCCTTGACGTTCAAGCTCGCGCATGGTGTCGAGAACGGCCTTGTGCTCCGTCTTGACGGTAATGAGGTGCTTGCCCTTGCCTTTGTAGAACTGAGCCGCGCCTTTCAGCGCAAGGTTGATCGATTCGGTGGCGCCGGAAGTCCACACGATCTCACGAGGGTCGGCATTGATCAATTCCGCGACGTAGCCGCGGCCTTTTTCAACGGCCTCCTCCGCCTCCCAGCCCCACGCGTGACTGCGGGAGGCCGGATTGCCGAAGTGCTCGCTCAACCAGGGAATCATTGCGTCGACGACGCGCGGATCGACGGGCGTGGTCGCGCCGTAGTCAAGATAGATGGGGAAATGAGGAGTGAAGTCCATGGCTGGCTCTGGCTGGCATTGGTTAATTTGAGGGTCGCTGCAGGCAAGGCACCCGAGGGCGCCCTAATTCATGGCCTTTACGACTTCGCAAAGACATTCCCAAGGGCAAACACCGAATTCGGCGCGTTGATGCGGATAGGCTTCGCCACCGGTTGCGCCGAAATCGCGCGCTTGATCACCGGCTTGTTCTCGATCTGGACACCCTTGGCGAGTTGGTCATCGACCAATTTTTGCAAGGTGACCGAATCGAGGAACTCGACCATGCGCTGATTCAGCGATGCCCAAAGTTCGTGCGTCATGCAGCGACCGGCCTCGCCCAGACAATTCTCTTTGCCACCGCAATGAGTCGCGTCGATGGGTTCATCCACCGAAACGATGATGTCGGCGACAGTGATTTCGGCCGCTTTGCGACCGAGGCTGTAACCGCCGCCGGGACCGCGGGTCGATTCGACCAGTTCGTGGCGGCGCAGCTTGCCGAAGAGCTGTTCAAGGTAGGACAGCGAAATCTGCTGCCGCTGGCTGATGGCCGCCAGCGTGACCGGACCGGTGTTCTGGCGCAATGCCAGATCGATCATGGCGGTGACCGCAAAACGGCCTTTTGTAGTGAGACGCATCGCAAGCTCCTTCAAGTGCTTACCGTTGAAATGACACCGCTGCCAGAGGGCTTCGGGTAGCTTCGTCTCCGCCCTGACCGACCTCTTCAGCTGGTGCTCCAGCCGGTATGAGTCGGTCCTTCATCGCGAAGTTCTTGTGTTGTTGACTAATTCGGTCAAGTATAGCGATAAGCCTTCAGTTTTGCTCGGGTAACTCCCGCCAACCCCCTCGGGGGCTGTAGGCCAATCACTCATTTACGGGGCACTGCCTCGGCAACGTTGTCGGTGCGACCGCCGCCGAAAGCCTGTTCACGCAACTGAGCCAACTGATCCCGGACCCGTGCCGCTTTTTCGAACTCCAGATTGCGCGCGTGCTCGAGCATCAGCTTTTCGAGGCGCTTGATCTCGCGAGCAACATCTTTCTCGCTCATGTCCTCGACCTTGGCGCGCTCCAGATCGAGTTTGGCCATTTCCTTGCCGGTTTTCTCGCTGTAGACGCCATCGATCAAGTCGCGCACTTCTTTCACGATGCTGCGCGGCGTGATGCCTTCGGCCAGGTTATGGGCGATCTGCTTGGTACGACGTCGATCGGTTTCGTCGATCGCCTTTTTCATCGAATCGGTCATCCGGTCGGCATACAGGATGGCTTTGCCGTTCACATTGCGCGCGGCACGCCCGATCGTCTGAATCAGCGAGCGCTCCGCACGCAAGAAGCCCTCCTTGTCAGCGTCCAGGATGGCAACCAGCGATACCTCCGGAATGTCCAGCCCCTCGCGCAAGAGGTTGATTCCGACCAGCACGTCGAAGCTGCCCAAACGCAGGTCGCGCAGGATTTCGACGCGTTCGACAGTGTCGATATCGCTGTGCAAATAACGCACCTTCACGCCGTTGTCGCTCAGGTAGTCGGTGAGCTGCTCGGCCATGCGTTTGGTCAGCGTCGTGATCAGCACACGTTCGTTCTTGTCGACGCGCAGACGGATCTCGCCCAGCACATCGTCGACCTGATGCGTGGCCGGCCGCACCTCGACCTCGGGATCGATCAGCCCGGTCGGCCGTACCAGCTGCTCGACCGTGTTGCCTGAATGGTCCTTCTCGTACTGCGCCGGCGTGGCAGACACGAAGATCGCCTGCCGCATGCGCGCCTCGAACTCCTCGAACTTGAGAGGTCGGTTGTCCATCGCGGAAGGCAGGCGAAAACCGTACTCGACCAGTGTCGTCTTGCGCGCACGGTCGCCGGCGTACATGCCGTTGAGCTGGCCGATCATCTGATGACTCTCGTCGAGGAACATCAGCGCGTCTTTGGGCAGGTAGTCGGTCAACGTCGAAGGCGGTTGCCCCGGCGCAGCCCCCGAAAGGTGCCGCGAATAGTTCTCGATGCCTTTGCAATGGCCGATCTCGGCGAGCATTTCCAGGTCGAAGCGGGTGCGCTGCTCTATCCGTTGGGCTTCGACCAACTTGCCCTGGCTCACGAACTCCTTCACCCGGCCGATCAACTCGTGCTTGATGCCCTCGACCGCAGACATCACCTTGTCGCGTGGCGTCACGTAGTGGCTCGATGGATACACCGTGAAGCGTGGGATTTTCTGGCGGATTCGGCCGGTGAGCGGGTCGAACAGTTGCAGTGTTTCGATCTCCTCGTCGAAGAGCTCGATGCGGATGGCCAGCTCGCTGTGCTCCGCCGGAAAAATATCGATGGTGTCGCCACGCACCCGGAACGACCCACGCGAAAAATCCTGTTCGTTGCGCGTGTACTGCATGCGGATCAGCCGGCCGATCACATCGCGCTGGCCGATTTTGTCGCCGATGCGCATGATGAAGCGCATCTGCGTGTAGTCCTCGGGCGTGCCGATGCCGTAGATGGCGCTCACCGTCGCCACGATGACCGTGTCGCGTCGCTCCAGCACGCTCTTGGTCGCCGACAGCCGCATCTGCTCGATGTGCTCGTTGATGGAGCTGTCTTTTTCGATGAAGAGGTCGCGCTGAGGCACGTAGGCCTCGGGCTGGTAATAGTCGTAGTAGCTGACGAAGTACTCGACGGCGTTATGCGGAAAAAATTCGCGAAACTCGCTGTAGAGCTGCGCCGCCAGCGTCTTGTTCGGTGCGAAGACGATGGCCGGGCGGCCGAGCCTCGCGATCACGTTGGCCATGGTGAAGGTTTTGCCGGAACCAGTCACACCCAGCAGGGTCTGGAACACCTCGCCATCGTTCACGCCTTCGACCAGTCCATCGATCGCTTTAGGCTGATCGCCCGCAGGAGGATAGGGCTGGTAAAGCTCGAAGGGCGAGCCCGGAAAAGTGACGAACGTGCCCGACTTTACGGGCCCGATCGCTGCAAGCTTGTGTGCGTCGGTCACTGCGTCGGTGATGGCTTCGGTGGTCGCTGGCATGGCTGTGTCCGTCAATTGGCGGTGGCGCCGGTAAAATTCAAGGCAACCGGAAAGCTTAAGCGCTTGCCCGGTTGCACGCGAAGCTTTCAATCAAAGGACTTTCTCCATGTCTATGTTTACCGCGGTCGAAATGGCGCCGCGCGACCCGATCCTCGGCCTTAACGAGCAATACGCCGCCGACACCAATCCCGCCAAGGTGAATCTGGGTGTGGGCGTTTATTACGACGACAACGGCAAGCTCCCGCTGCTGAAATGCGTCCAGACCGCCGAACAGAACATGATGAAGTCGCCGACTGCACGCGGCTACTTGCCGATCGACGGCATCGTCGCGTACGACAACGCGGTGAAGAGCCTGGTCTTCGGCGCCGACAGCGAGCCGCTGAAGTCGGGCCGCGTCGCGACCGTGCAAGGCTTGGGCGGCACTGGAGGCCTGAAGGTCGGTGCCGACTTCCTGAAGAAGCTGAGCCCGAATGCCAAGGTGCTGATCAGCGACCCGAGCTGGGAAAACCATCGCGCCCTGTTCACGCAGGCCGGCTTCGTGGTCGAAAGCTACCCGTACTACGACGCCGCTACGCGCGGCGTCGATTTCGAAGCCATGCTGGCAGCGCTCGATGCGTCACCTGCCGGCACCATCGTCGTGCTGCACGCCTGCTGCCACAACCCGACTGGCTACGACATCACCGCTGCCCAGTGGGATCAGGTGGTCGACGTGGTCAAGGCTAAGAACCTGACCGCCTTCCTCGACATGGCCTACCAGGGCTTTGCCCATGGCATCCAAGAAGATGGCGCGGCCATCGGCAAGTTCGTCGAAGCCGGCTTGACCTTCTTCGTGTCGACTTCGTTTTCGAAGAGCTTCAGCCTCTACGGCGAGCGTGTCGGTGCGCTGTCGGTGCTGTGCAAGGACAAGGAAGAAACCTCTCGGGTGCTGTCGCAGCTGAAGGTCATGGTCCGTACCAACTACAGCAATCCGCCGATTCACGGTGGCGCGGTGGTGGCAGCGGTGCTCGGCGACCCCGCACTGCGTGCGATGTGGGAAGGCGAACTGGCGGAAATGCGCGTTCGCATCAAGGCGATGCGGCAGAAGCTGGTCGACGGACTGAAGGCAGCTGGCGTGAAGGATGACATGAGCTTCATCACCAAGCAGATCGGCATGTTCAGCTACTCCGGCCTCAACAAAGACCAGATGGTGAGGTTGCGCTCAGAGTTCGGCATCTACGGCACCGATACCGGCCGAATGTGCGTCGCGGCGCTGAACAGCAAGAACATCGACTACGTCTGCGCTTCGATCGCCAAAGTCATCTGACCCGAGTTGAATTTCTGCACGATCGCGGTCGTGTTTGTAGGGGTTAGGCCCCTACAAACACGGGGAGCCCGCTGATATATTGCACTGCAACATACCGGTACAAAAAAGCAATGCTCTACCAAATCTACGAAGCCCAACGCTCTTTGATGGAGCCCTTTTCGGACTTCGCCCAAGCCGCATCGAAACTATATGGTCAGGGGGCCGTTTGGGGCCAGCTGCCCATGGCGCAACGCATGGCCGCTGGTTACGAGCTGATGTATCGGCTTGGCAAGGACTACGAAAAGCCAAAGTTCAGCATCGAAAGCGTCAAGGTCAATGGGGATGACGTCGTCATCCATGAAGCCATTGCGCTCGACAAGCCATTTTGCGAGTTGCGTCGCTTCAAGCGGTTCACCGATGACCCGGACACGCTGAAGGTTTTGAAGAGCCAGCCTGTCGTGCTCATCGTTGCGCCGCTTTCGGGTCACTACGCCACGCTACTGCGGGACACCGTTCGCACCATGCTGCAAGGCCACAAGGTCTACATCACCGACTGGAAAAACGCCCGCCTGGTGCCGCTGTCCGAAGGCGAATTCCATCTCGATGACTACATCCACTACGTGCAGGACTTCATCCGGCTGCTTCAAGCCGAGTACGGCAACTGCCACGTAATGAGTGTTTGCCAGCCGACGGTGCCGGTGTTGGCCGCAGTGGCGCTTATGGCGAGCAAGGGCGAGACGCTGCCGCTCACGATGACCATGATGGGCGGCCCGATAGATGCGCGCAAATCGCCGACGGCCGTAAACAACCTCGCCACCACCAAAGGCTTCGACTGGTTCGAGAACAACGTCATCTATCCAGTCCCAAAGGGCTTCCCCGGCGAGGGTCGACGCGTGTACCCAGGCTTCCTGCAGCACACCGGATTCGTGGCGATGAATCCTGACCGTCACGCGACCAGCCACTACGACTACTTCAAAGATTTGATGAAGGGCGACGACGCCAGCGCCGAAGCGCATCGCAAGTTCTACGACGAGTACAACGCCGTGCTCGACATGGATGCGGACTACTACCTCGACACCATCAAAACCGTCTTCCAGGACTTCAGCCTGGTGAACGGCAACTGGGACGTGAAGAACGCTGATGGCGAGCTTGAACGCGTGCGTCCGCAAGACATTCGCACGACCGCCTTGCTGACCGTCGAGGGTGAGTTGGACGACATCTCCGGCTCGGGTCAGACGCAGGCTGCGCACGACCTTTGCACCGGTATTGCTGCGAATCAGCGGGAGCACTACGAGGCCAAGGGCGCAGGCCATTACGGCATCTTCAGCGGCCGCCGCTGGCGCGACATGGTTTATCCGAAGGTGCTGAAGTTCATTGCGGCCCATGACGAGGCGCAGCACCGCGCACTCGCCAAGCCTTCAGTAAATGCAGAAGACACGGTGAAGCCTGTGACCAAGGCGATCGCGAAGCCAGCGGTCAAGCCAGCCGATAAGCCGGCCGCGACTGTTCGGCAACCGAAGGCGATGGCAGCAGGCGCGTCGAAACCCAAAGTGCGCGCCAGCACGCGCGCGCGCTGAGCGACCGCGCACAAGTCATGACCGAAGCGCCGTCCGGGACACTGGCCGCGCGCATCAACGACGCCCTTCCGCAGACGCAGTGCACGCGTTGCGGCTATCCGGACTGCAATGGCTATGCCGAGGCCATCGCTGCTGACGACGCGGCCATCAACCAATGTCCACCCGGCGGTGCCGAGGGCATAGGCCGCCTTTCCTCGCTTACAGGCCGACCGGCAATCGCGCTCGACCCTCAGTTCGGAATCGAGGCGCCGCGGCTAATGGCGGTCATTGACGAAACCTGGTGCATCGGCTGCACGCTCTGCCTCGATGCGTGCCCAACCGACGCCATCCTGGGCATCCACAAGCGGATGCACACGGTGATCGAAGCGCACTGTACGGGTTGCGAACTCTGCATTCCGGTGTGTCCGGTCGACTGCATCTCGCTCGAAGTAGAAACGCCGGGCTTGAGCGGATGGGATGCATGGTCGTCGGCACAGGCAGACCATTCACGGCAACGCTACGAATCCCACAAGGTACGCCGCCCGGCGCGAGAAGAAGCCGCAGCGAAACTGGCTCAGGACGCCTCGGCAAATGCACCCAACGCCAAGGTCGATGCCGATGCCGATGCCGATGCCCGCAAACGCTCGGTGGTGGAGGCCGCTATGGCACGCGCGCGGGCTGCGGCAGCTGCGCGCAAACCTTGATGTTCAAGCGTTGATTTGCGGCGTGCCCGCAGCCAGCGCCTCGAAGGCTTTCACCACGCCCGGCGGGGCCTGCACCATCTCGATCAGCACGCCCTCGCCCGCGATGGGAAACTCGTCGTTGGCCTTCGGATGCATGAAGCAGATGTCGAAGCCCGCGGCGCCCTTGCGAATACCACCGGGCGCAAAGCGCACGCCCTGCGCTGTGAGCCACTCGACCGCGACCGGCAAGTCATCGATCCACAAGCCGATGTGATTCAGCGGCGTGGTGTGCACCGCCGGCTTCTTGTCGATGTCCAGCGGCTGCATCAAGTCGACCTCGACCTTGAACGGCCCGCTGCCGATCGCGCAGATGTCTTCGTCCACGTTCTCGCGCTCGCTGCGAAAGGTGCCCGTCACTTCCAGGCCCAGCATGTCGACCCAGAGCTTTTGCAGCCGCGTCTTATCGACCGCGCCGATAGCGATCTGCTGAATGCCCAGCACCTTGAAAGGACGCGGCTTTGAATCATTGGTTGCGCCGGTCAGCATCACACGAACTCCAGGATGATCTGATCGACAGCGAGCGACTCACCCTTGCCCGCGGAGATCTTGCCGACGACGCCATCTTGCGAGGCGAAGAGCACGTTCTCCATCTTCATCGCCTCGATCACAGCCAACTTCTCGCCCGCCTGCACCTGCTGGCCGGGCTGCACCGACACCTCGACCAGCAGACCCGGCATCGGCGACATCAGGAACTTGCTCAGGTCGGGCGGAGCCTTGTACGGCATCAGTTCGAGCAGGCGCGCACCGAGCGGCGACAGCACCATCGCTTCGATCTGCGTGCCATCGTGCGACACGCGCAGCGCCAGCGGATTCTTGCCCGCGCCGCGCTCGACCTGCGCGACGAAAGGCTTGTCGTTGACCGTGCCTTCGACGCGAATACTGCCCAGCGCGCCATTGCTATCGATCTTGAAATTGCTGTCGCCGACAGCGACGGCGCTCGCACCGTTCTTGCCCTGAAAGTCGGTGACGGACACGGGGTGATGAAGGTGCTTTCCTTCCGGCCCAAGCTCGACCACGACAAACTGCTCGCCGACCTTCACGCTGTGGCCTTCGAGTTGGCCGCTGATGCCCGAGGCCCGCGCACGATATCGCCGGTGCACATAGGCGGCCAGCGCGATCAAGAAAGCCGGATCGCTGTGAGGCACGTCCTCCGCATGAAAGCCATGCGCGTAATGCTCGGCGATAAAGCCGGTGTTGAAGTCACCCGCGACGAACTGTGGATGCGCCAACAGCGCCGCCTGGAACGGGATGTTGCTGCTGATGCCGCGGATCACGAAGCCATTGAGTGCCTTGCGCATCTTCGCAATTGCATGCTGGCGATCCTTGCCGTGCACGATGAGCTTGGCGATCATCGAGTCGTAGAACATCGGGATCTCGCCGCCGTCGTACACGCCCGTATCGACGCGCACGCCGTACCGATGCTCGGTATCGGCAGAGAACATCGTCTCTTCCGGCGGCTGGAACTTCACCAGCCGGCCGGTCGACGGCAGGAAGCTGCGAAACGGATCTTCGGCATTGATGCGGCATTCGATGGCCCAACCCTCACGCTTCACGTCGGCCTGCTTCAGCGGCAGCGGCTCACCCGCCGCGACGCGAATCATGAGTTCGACCAGGTCGAGCCCGGTGATGCACTCCGTCACCGGATGCTCGACCTGCAGTCGCGTATTCATCTCCAAAAAATAGAAGCTCTGATCCTTGCCGACCACGAACTCGACCGTGCCGGCACTCTGGTAATTAACGGCCTTGGCCAGCAACACCGCCTGCTCACCCATCGCCTTGCGCGTGGCGTCCGTGATGAAAGGTGACGGCGCCTCTTCGATCACTTTCTGGTGGCGCCGCTGGATCGAGCATTCACGCTCATTCAGGTAGATCACGTTGCCCTGCGAATCGCCCAGCACCTGGATTTCGATGTGGCGCGGTTCGACCACGAACTTCTCGATGAAGACCCGGTCGTCGCCAAAGCTGTTGCGCGCCTCGTTGCGGCAAGCGGTGAAGCCTTCGAACGCTTCCTTGTCGTCGTGTGCCACGCGCAAGCCTTTGCCGCCGCCGCCGGCCGACGCCTTGATCATCACTGGGTAGCCGATCTCCTTGGCGATCTGCACCGCGCGCTCGGCCGACTCGATGGCTTCGTTCCAGCCCGGAATGGTGTTGACCTTGGCCTCGTTCGCCAACTTCTTGGAGGCGATCTTGTCGCCCATCGCCGCGATCGAATAGTGCTTGGGGCCAATGAAGACGATGCCTTCTTCTTCGACCTTGCGCGCGAAGGCCTCGTTCTCCGACAGGAAGCCGTAGCCCGGATGCACGGCTTCGGCACCAGTCTGCTTGCACGCCGCGATGATGCGGTCGACCTGCAGATAACTGTCGCGGCTGGCTGCGCCACCGATGTGCACCGCCTCGTCGGCCAGTTCGACATGGCGCGCTTCCTTGTCGGCATCGGAATAAACCGCGACGGTCAGGATGCCCATCTTCTTCGCGGTCTTGATGACGCGACAGGCGATTTCGCCGCGGTTGGCGATCAGGATTTTTTTAAACATGTTCTTCTTCCGGGAGCTCAGAGCGGAATGTTCCCGTGCTTGCGCCACGGGTTTTCGAGCTTCTT from Variovorax sp. PAMC28562 includes these protein-coding regions:
- the accC gene encoding acetyl-CoA carboxylase biotin carboxylase subunit, which codes for MFKKILIANRGEIACRVIKTAKKMGILTVAVYSDADKEARHVELADEAVHIGGAASRDSYLQVDRIIAACKQTGAEAVHPGYGFLSENEAFARKVEEEGIVFIGPKHYSIAAMGDKIASKKLANEAKVNTIPGWNEAIESAERAVQIAKEIGYPVMIKASAGGGGKGLRVAHDDKEAFEGFTACRNEARNSFGDDRVFIEKFVVEPRHIEIQVLGDSQGNVIYLNERECSIQRRHQKVIEEAPSPFITDATRKAMGEQAVLLAKAVNYQSAGTVEFVVGKDQSFYFLEMNTRLQVEHPVTECITGLDLVELMIRVAAGEPLPLKQADVKREGWAIECRINAEDPFRSFLPSTGRLVKFQPPEETMFSADTEHRYGVRVDTGVYDGGEIPMFYDSMIAKLIVHGKDRQHAIAKMRKALNGFVIRGISSNIPFQAALLAHPQFVAGDFNTGFIAEHYAHGFHAEDVPHSDPAFLIALAAYVHRRYRARASGISGQLEGHSVKVGEQFVVVELGPEGKHLHHPVSVTDFQGKNGASAVAVGDSNFKIDSNGALGSIRVEGTVNDKPFVAQVERGAGKNPLALRVSHDGTQIEAMVLSPLGARLLELMPYKAPPDLSKFLMSPMPGLLVEVSVQPGQQVQAGEKLAVIEAMKMENVLFASQDGVVGKISAGKGESLAVDQIILEFV
- a CDS encoding VOC family protein, with the translated sequence MLTGATNDSKPRPFKVLGIQQIAIGAVDKTRLQKLWVDMLGLEVTGTFRSERENVDEDICAIGSGPFKVEVDLMQPLDIDKKPAVHTTPLNHIGLWIDDLPVAVEWLTAQGVRFAPGGIRKGAAGFDICFMHPKANDEFPIAGEGVLIEMVQAPPGVVKAFEALAAGTPQINA